The Mustela lutreola isolate mMusLut2 chromosome 3, mMusLut2.pri, whole genome shotgun sequence genome includes a region encoding these proteins:
- the SDR16C5 gene encoding epidermal retinol dehydrogenase 2: protein MASSLKSSKELVVFLGKSMIAFLESLIFTIIPKPRKNVAGEIVLITGAGSGLGRLLALRFARLGSVLVLWDINKEGNEETCRMVREAGATRVYAYTCDCSQRENIYRVAEQVKKEVGDVSILINNAGVVTGKNFLDCPDELIEKALDVNFKAHLWTYKSFLPAMIANEHGHLVCISSSAGLVGINKLADYCASKFAAFGFAESVFMETIVQKLKGIKTTIVCPFFIKTGMFEGCSTARPFLLPLLEPEYVADKIVDGILTDKVYLNVPKFISFVLFLKSILPVKMAVLTADYMGAFNVMDSFVGKNKKN from the exons ATGGCTTCCAGCCTGAAGTCATCCAAGGAATTGGTCGTTTTCTTAGGAAAATCGATGATTGCTTTTCTGGAGTCTTTGATTTTCACCATCATCCCCAAACCACGGAAGAATGTTGCTGGTGAAATCGTGCTCATCACTGGAGCTGGGAGCGGACTGGGAAGGCTCTTGGCCCTCCGATTTGCCCGCCTTGGATCCGTGCTGGTTCTCTGGGATATTAACAAGGAGGGGAACGAGGAAACGTGCAGGATGGTCCGGGAAGCTGGAGCCACGAGAGTTTATGCCTACACTTGCGACTGCAGCCAACGGGAAAACATATACAGAGTGGCCGAGCAG GTTAAAAAAGAAGTTGGCGATGTCTCCATCCTAATCAACAATGCCGGAGTCGTGACAGGCAAAAATTTCCTCGACTGCCCAGATGAGTTGATAGAAAAGGCTTTAGATGTGAATTTTAAAGCACATTTATgg ACTTATAAATCCTTTCTTCCTGCTATGATCGCTAATGAGCATGGACATTTGGTTTGCATTTCAAGTTCAGCTGGATTAGTTGGAATAAATAAACTGGCAG ATTACTGTGCAAGTAAATTTGCAGCCTTTGGATTTGCTGAATCTGTATTTATGGAAACAATAGTCCAGAAACTAAAGGGGATCAAAACCACTATTGTGtgcccattttttataaaaactgGAATGTTCGAAGGTTGTTCTACTGC CCGTCCTTTCCTGTTACCCCTTCTGGAACCAGAGTATGTAGCTGACAAGATAGTAGATGGCATCCTGACAGACAAAGTATACTTAAATGTGCCAAAGTTTATATCCTTCGTGTTGTTCTTAAAAAG TATCTTGCCTGTCAAGATGGCAGTGCTTACGGCTGACTATATGGGCGCTTTTAATGTGATGGACAGCTTTGTTGGCAAGAACAAGAAAAACTAA